The Fusarium fujikuroi IMI 58289 draft genome, chromosome FFUJ_chr12 genome includes a window with the following:
- a CDS encoding related to major facilitator MirA has protein sequence MKLWTGVKEAFIATTNEQNSADIQQPPQAPLQGDVATNIEKCPAEGETFSDNIQAGVQKVEAAAMVWTKKDLIAAYGLMWFIFVVASLQEVVVRVLTPFVTSTFQTHSLTATMNVVSGIVGGLVKIPLAKILDTWGRPQGMTFMLVLWVLGFVLMAACKNVTTYAAALVFYTVGAQGLSYCVTVFVSDTTSLKNRSLMLSFASSPYIFTTWSGGPIAAAALSGAGWRWGLGVWAIVTPAVVLPFCGIFFWNQHKAKRLGLIEDAVTLGDLSLQSIWKYCIDVDLLGIFILAAGMTLFLLPMNIYSMQEDGWKSPMIISMITIGGLLIIAFVLYERFLAPVTFIPYDLLVDRNMLFGGTMFLFLFFSSGVWQSYFSSMIMVVWNQGVANTTYINNIYRTGSSVFAIIIGLLIRWTGRYKPFALYFFMPLMMLGVGLMIHFRQPDQDIGYIVMTQIFVAFAGGPVVECGQMCMMAVADHQHIAVSLAVLSLFGSVGGAIGSTVSAAIWTGTFKKALERHVPKTVNVEMVYSSLYAQLSYPPGTPERLGIAKAYGDAQRIMCITSVGVLAGGLLSIGLWRNMNVNTIKQTRGNII, from the exons ATGAAACTCTGGACTGGAGTCAAGGAGGCTTTCATAGCCACGACAAACGAGCAGAACTCGGCCGACATACAACAACCGCCACAGGCACCTTTACAAGGAGATGTCGCGACAAACATCGAAAAATGCCCTGCAGAGGGTGAGACGTTCTCCGATAATATACAGGCTGGCGTCCAGAAGGTTGAGGCAGCAGCCATGGTCTGGACAAAGAAAGATTTAATTGCTGCGTATGGTTT GATGTGGTTTATCTTCGTCGTCGCCTCTCTGCAAGAAGTCGTTGTTAGAGTTCTCACACCATTTGTTACGAGCACCTTCCAGACTCATTCCCTCACTGCCACAATGAATGTTGTATCCGGTATTGTTGGCGGTCTCGTGAAGATTCCTCTGGCTAAGATTCTTGACACTTGGGGCCGACCTCAGGGCATGACTTTCATGCTGGTACTATGGGTACTCGGGTTTGTGTTGATGGCTGCCTGTAAGAATGTCACCACTTATGCCGCGGCCTTGGTCTTCTATACTGTCGG AGCGCAAGGACTCAGCTACTGTGTTACCGTCTTCGTATCCGATACGACATCCCTCAAGAACCGATCTTTGATGCTGTCTTTTGCAAGTTCGCCGTATATATTCACGACCTGGAGCGGCGGTCCCATTGCCGCTGCTGCTCTGTCAGGCGCGGGGTGGCGATGGGGTCTCGGTGTATGGGCCATCGTCACCCCTGCTGTTGTGCTCCCGTTCTGTGGCATCTTCTTTTGGAACCAGCACAAGGCGAAGAGGCTGGGCTTGATAGAGGATGCCGTGACACTCGGCGATCTATCCCTGCAATCGATCTGGAAGTATTGCATTGATGTCGATCTCCTGggcatcttcatcctggCAGCGGGAATGACACTGTTCCTCCTACCGATGAATATTTATTCGATGCAAGAAGACGGTTGGAAGAGCCCTATGATCATCTCAATGATTACAATCGGTGGacttctcatcatcgccttTGTACTCTACGAGCGGTTCCTCGCCCCAGTTACGTTCATCCCGTATGATCTCTTGGTCGATCGTAACATGCTATTCGGCGGCACCATGTTCCTCTTCCTATTCTTTAGCTCTGGCGTTTGGCAATCATACTTTAGTTCAATGATTATGGTTGTGTGGAATCAGGGAGTGGCAAATACGACTtatatcaacaacatctaCCGGACGGGCTCCTCGGTCTTTGCCATTATTATCGGCCTCTTGATTCGATGGACAGGGAGATACAAGCCCTTTGCTTTGTACTTCTTTATGCCGCTCATGATGTTAGGGGTGGGACTTATGATCCATTTCCGACAGCCTGACCAAGACATCGGCTACATAGTCATGACACAGATTTTTGTCGCTTTTGCTGGAGGTCCAGTTGTTGAATGTGGCCAGATGTGTATGATGGCGGTGGCCGACCATCAGCACATTGCCGTAAGTCTTGCCGTGCTTAGCCTCTTTGGCAGCGTCGGGGGAGCCATTGGGTCTACGGTCTCGGCGGCTATTTGGACTGGCACATTCAAAAAGGCACTGGAGCGCCATGTCCCCAAGACTGTGAATGTGGAGATGGTGTACAGTAGCTTGTATGCACAGCTGAGTTATCCCCCGGGAACACCTGAGCGATTGGGTATTGCGAAAGCTTATGGTGATGCGCAGAGGATTATGTGTATTACGAGCGTTGGCGTCCTGGCTGGGGGCCTTCTGTCTATTGGTCTGTGGAGAAACATGAACGTGAATACAATTAAGCAGACACGCGgtaatattatttag